One window from the genome of Sphingomonas lacunae encodes:
- the gshB gene encoding glutathione synthase, translating into MSLRVAFQMDPIEGIAIGGDSSFALMIEAQARGHQIWHYLAEDLTLDRDRLTAPARAIEHVQRVAGDHVRVGETRRLDLAQDVDVIWMRQDPPFDLGYITATHLLERIADKTLVVNDPVSVRNAPEKLYVLDFAQYMPPTMITRDLAELRRFHAEHGEVVVKPLHGNAGAAVFRIDASGSNMGALAELFGKVWREPFMVQAFLPEVAQGDKRIVLVDGEVAGAINRLPGKGEIRSNLAAGGSAHKTGLTETEQRICAELGPELKRRGLLFVGIDVIGGQWLTEINVTSPTGIVAIDGFNDSNIPGMIWDAVEARLAALG; encoded by the coding sequence ATGAGTTTGCGTGTTGCTTTCCAGATGGACCCGATCGAGGGGATTGCGATTGGTGGGGACTCTTCCTTTGCTCTGATGATCGAGGCGCAGGCGCGCGGCCATCAGATCTGGCATTATCTTGCCGAAGATCTGACGCTTGACCGCGACAGGCTGACGGCACCGGCGCGAGCCATAGAGCATGTCCAGCGCGTCGCCGGCGACCATGTGCGAGTGGGTGAGACCAGGCGGCTCGATCTGGCGCAGGACGTCGATGTCATCTGGATGCGGCAGGACCCGCCCTTTGACCTGGGCTATATCACCGCCACCCATCTGCTCGAGAGGATCGCGGACAAGACATTGGTGGTCAATGATCCGGTGAGCGTGCGCAACGCCCCGGAAAAGCTCTATGTCCTTGACTTCGCGCAGTATATGCCGCCGACGATGATCACCCGCGATCTGGCTGAGTTGCGCCGGTTTCATGCTGAACATGGGGAAGTCGTGGTCAAGCCGCTGCACGGCAATGCCGGGGCGGCGGTGTTCAGGATTGACGCGTCTGGCAGCAACATGGGCGCGCTCGCCGAACTGTTCGGCAAGGTTTGGCGCGAACCCTTCATGGTGCAGGCATTCCTCCCCGAAGTGGCACAGGGCGACAAGCGCATCGTGCTGGTCGATGGGGAAGTTGCCGGCGCTATCAACCGGCTGCCCGGCAAGGGAGAGATACGCTCCAACCTCGCTGCCGGGGGATCGGCGCACAAGACCGGATTGACCGAAACCGAACAGCGTATCTGCGCCGAACTTGGCCCTGAGCTGAAAAGGCGCGGACTGTTGTTCGTCGGTATTGATGTCATTGGCGGGCAATGGCTGACAGAAATCAATGTCACGTCGCCGACCGGCATTGTCGCCATCGACGGTTTCAACGACAGCAACATCCCGGGGATGATCTGGGACGCGGTTGAAGCACGTCTCGCCGCTCTGGGCTGA
- a CDS encoding YraN family protein produces the protein MADRRRAAAESRGRRAERWAAWALRLKGWRILDQRVRAAGGEVDLIARRGRMVAFVEVKWRDRVEDLDLAIDARRLRRVVEAARQLAPRYLKKGDDMRIDVMLLAPRRWPHHLANVWHDGLMA, from the coding sequence ATGGCGGACCGACGCCGGGCTGCCGCGGAATCGCGCGGACGGCGGGCTGAACGCTGGGCAGCATGGGCCTTGCGGCTGAAAGGCTGGCGTATCCTGGACCAGCGCGTGCGGGCGGCGGGCGGCGAGGTTGACCTGATCGCGCGGCGCGGCCGGATGGTCGCCTTTGTCGAGGTGAAATGGCGTGACCGCGTCGAGGACCTGGACCTGGCCATTGATGCGCGACGGCTGCGGCGGGTGGTAGAAGCCGCACGGCAGCTCGCCCCGCGCTACTTGAAAAAGGGCGATGACATGCGAATTGACGTAATGCTGCTTGCACCGCGGCGATGGCCGCACCATCTGGCAAACGTGTGGCACGACGGGCTGATGGCCTGA